From the Maioricimonas rarisocia genome, one window contains:
- a CDS encoding DinB family protein: MDSVDLIRRLHQHRTWAHERLLDAAEDLTPEQLRQTFPIGQGSVWKTLCHLYGAEYVWLAAIRGDENPLTPGDVPGRIPGNQEGEGAASDLADLRSRWERVNVEWAEYLESLTPESLEKIVRKMSSSSGAGRVHGTRLADVLLHLCLHAQYTTAQLVNMMRHLGCERLPDGMMITLARSEAAAGEK; encoded by the coding sequence ATGGATTCAGTCGATCTGATCAGGCGGCTGCATCAGCATCGGACGTGGGCCCACGAGCGACTGCTCGATGCGGCCGAAGACCTCACGCCGGAGCAGTTGCGACAGACGTTTCCGATCGGGCAGGGCTCGGTCTGGAAGACGCTGTGTCATCTGTACGGAGCCGAGTACGTCTGGCTGGCGGCGATTCGGGGGGACGAGAATCCGCTCACGCCGGGTGACGTGCCCGGTCGGATCCCCGGCAATCAGGAGGGGGAGGGGGCAGCGAGCGACCTTGCCGACCTGCGGTCGCGGTGGGAACGGGTGAATGTCGAGTGGGCGGAGTACCTGGAGAGCCTCACGCCGGAATCGCTCGAGAAGATCGTGCGGAAGATGAGCTCGAGTTCGGGGGCGGGTCGCGTCCACGGCACGCGGCTGGCGGACGTGCTGCTGCACCTGTGCCTGCACGCGCAGTACACGACGGCCCAGCTGGTGAACATGATGCGTCACCTCGGCTGCGAGCGGCTGCCGGACGGGATGATGATTACGCTGGCGCGGAGCGAGGCGGCGGCGGGGGAGAAGTGA